Proteins found in one Methanobrevibacter arboriphilus JCM 13429 = DSM 1125 genomic segment:
- a CDS encoding TfoX/Sxy family protein, whose product MGELSKLPNIGKVLESQLNEIGIETIEELENIGSKEAWLLIRKIDSSACYNRLCGLEGALQRIRWHELSKEDKKNLKNFYSSIKNSNI is encoded by the coding sequence ATGGGAGAACTATCAAAGTTACCAAATATTGGAAAAGTTTTAGAAAGCCAATTAAATGAAATAGGCATAGAAACAATTGAAGAATTGGAAAATATAGGTTCTAAAGAAGCATGGTTATTAATAAGAAAAATAGATAGTTCTGCATGTTATAATAGACTTTGTGGTTTAGAAGGAGCCTTACAAAGGATTAGATGGCATGAACTTTCAAAAGAAGACAAAAAAAACCTAAAAAATTTTTATTCCTCAATAAAGAATAGTAATATATAG